The Spirosoma foliorum genome has a window encoding:
- a CDS encoding helix-turn-helix domain-containing protein produces the protein MQPIKERLKAKILPYYYDVEKEEMKKGIGDFSKKVGIGVQSLRDLASGRSTLTLDQLLSFSRAFPGDFDELLEEAFSIHPSSNSKETTQSSVDQEDWKALFYNERAERIQLSRLNEKLTLEVLERQGKMQDNDDSPVKLGASSWSTVKDVIRKQEQDFIAAEADRQTIGYKPSYLEKRNEGKVLPMYVYTNSVRALHY, from the coding sequence ATGCAACCGATCAAAGAGAGGCTTAAGGCGAAAATCCTACCTTATTACTACGATGTAGAAAAGGAGGAAATGAAGAAAGGGATAGGAGATTTTTCGAAAAAGGTTGGAATAGGCGTACAAAGTTTGCGTGATCTCGCAAGTGGTCGTAGTACTCTTACCTTGGACCAATTGTTGTCGTTCTCTAGGGCATTTCCTGGTGATTTTGATGAATTGCTAGAGGAGGCATTCAGCATTCACCCTTCATCGAATAGTAAAGAGACTACACAGTCCTCCGTTGATCAGGAGGACTGGAAGGCCTTATTCTATAACGAACGCGCTGAACGCATTCAATTAAGTAGGCTAAATGAGAAGCTTACGCTTGAAGTATTGGAACGCCAGGGGAAAATGCAGGACAATGACGATTCCCCGGTAAAGTTAGGGGCAAGTAGCTGGTCCACCGTCAAGGATGTTATTCGCAAACAGGAACAGGATTTCATTGCAGCCGAAGCCGACCGTCAAACGATCGGCTATAAACCTTCATATCTTGAAAAGAGGAATGAAGGTAAGGTGCTGCCGATGTATGTCTATACAAATTCTGTTCGCGCATTGCATTACTAA
- a CDS encoding DUF7220 family protein, with protein sequence MQTKKDSLIEAITNVFIGFLVTLVFSPPIYWICNVKMHYTQMGMVTILFTFLSIARSYIIRRFFNKR encoded by the coding sequence ATGCAAACTAAAAAAGATTCTTTAATCGAAGCAATAACTAATGTATTCATTGGGTTTTTGGTCACGCTTGTATTTTCTCCTCCTATTTACTGGATTTGCAATGTAAAAATGCATTATACACAAATGGGAATGGTGACAATACTTTTTACCTTTTTATCAATCGCTAGATCATATATTATTAGGCGATTTTTCAATAAAAGGTGA
- a CDS encoding plasmid mobilization protein produces the protein MARPRKPDALRRDISRLVRFTEAEDKALLARASLAGMNPSEFLRDTALKRRFTPRLPLAEADFLLYVRGEIGRAGNNLNQLMQQLTTANSSTTAYATQTVLDQLQEINQEVLKLLRHGSYSRESQG, from the coding sequence ATGGCACGCCCCAGGAAACCAGATGCACTACGCCGTGATATAAGCCGCTTGGTGCGCTTTACGGAAGCGGAAGACAAAGCATTATTGGCTAGAGCCAGCCTTGCTGGGATGAACCCGAGTGAGTTTCTTCGTGATACGGCTTTAAAGCGACGTTTCACACCGAGACTACCTCTAGCTGAGGCTGATTTTTTGCTGTACGTGCGGGGTGAAATTGGCCGTGCGGGGAATAACCTAAACCAGTTGATGCAACAATTGACGACGGCCAATTCAAGCACAACAGCATACGCGACTCAAACCGTTTTAGATCAGCTTCAGGAGATCAATCAGGAAGTCCTTAAATTGCTTCGTCATGGCAGTTATTCGCGGGAAAGCCAGGGGTGA
- a CDS encoding tetratricopeptide repeat protein gives MAKWKASVLFRIRFFFNSLNISDRIAITTFLLGVIVAVTLAVLSDVIKINPNKPTENSPDKIVKNINKSKLPFPAKFNKDQLYILITQFEDYIPHIESECFGRSLEKRIVDIAEKYNLPIHVYYEKKSLNSLSEAKNVQRFYNADLVLWGDILELPKDCSHGYVCFKSSPSDTLIKIAGGKILLEKLDLHYEKNISPYDITQGNFHINNEIFDNWLLSIYNIKVGTNNPDAYFINKSQPIAYQSESYIVLGDLYYGLKQYNKAEISYKRAIDLKKNNFLAYRKLSYINSCLGNFKEAVKNATFSIKLNSINPESYLYRGIAKTNLKNYKAALIDYKHSIKLDSQNALAYSYLGYNFAELKDKKNALYNYIIAKKLDSSNSYNYINIGNIMFRSKHYTEALFNYQRAIELEPKSIDLYLYIVELKYLLKDYNGVIDASKKASITNKNTEKEIYYFSARAKLKLKDFKGAIIDFDKFSKKEPYINESVYFDRGLAKFNIEDYENSIIDFNRVLSINTDHYLATNIYGYIKYGFENYTDALDAFNKSICLNNRESYIYYRRGQTRAKLEDYIGAIQDYNRAILLHTDADELPSIYLERGKAKVKIGKLEGARNDLFKFCQLKKNIISIIYAYIYFEDGDLFLLTITLLYFITYAIKKYR, from the coding sequence ATGGCTAAGTGGAAAGCGAGCGTATTATTTAGAATTAGATTTTTTTTCAATTCTTTAAATATTTCTGATAGGATTGCAATAACAACATTTTTATTAGGGGTTATAGTAGCTGTCACATTAGCTGTTTTAAGCGATGTCATTAAAATAAACCCTAACAAGCCTACTGAAAATAGTCCAGATAAAATAGTCAAAAATATTAACAAAAGTAAACTTCCATTTCCAGCCAAATTCAACAAAGATCAATTATATATTTTAATAACACAGTTTGAAGACTATATACCTCATATAGAGTCTGAATGCTTTGGCCGTTCCCTAGAAAAAAGAATTGTAGACATTGCAGAAAAATACAATCTACCAATCCATGTTTACTATGAGAAAAAATCTCTTAATTCTTTATCCGAAGCAAAAAATGTTCAAAGATTCTATAACGCTGACCTAGTGCTTTGGGGTGACATACTCGAACTCCCAAAAGACTGTTCTCATGGGTATGTATGTTTCAAAAGTTCACCAAGTGATACGCTGATAAAAATAGCTGGCGGGAAAATATTACTTGAGAAGTTGGATTTACATTATGAGAAAAATATTAGTCCATATGATATAACTCAAGGTAATTTCCATATCAATAATGAAATTTTTGATAATTGGTTATTGTCTATTTATAACATCAAGGTGGGGACTAATAATCCCGATGCGTACTTTATAAATAAAAGTCAACCCATCGCTTACCAATCAGAGTCTTATATAGTATTAGGAGATTTATATTATGGTTTAAAGCAATACAACAAAGCTGAAATAAGTTATAAACGTGCTATAGATTTAAAGAAAAACAACTTTTTAGCCTACAGAAAATTAAGTTACATAAATAGCTGTTTAGGTAACTTTAAAGAAGCAGTTAAAAATGCTACTTTCTCTATAAAACTAAACTCGATTAACCCTGAATCTTATTTATATCGAGGAATAGCAAAAACTAATTTAAAAAATTACAAGGCTGCTCTTATAGATTATAAACATTCAATAAAACTCGATTCTCAAAATGCACTAGCATACAGCTATTTAGGTTATAACTTCGCCGAATTAAAGGATAAAAAAAACGCACTTTACAATTATATTATTGCCAAAAAATTAGACTCAAGCAATTCATATAACTACATAAATATTGGAAATATAATGTTTAGGAGTAAACATTATACTGAAGCGTTATTTAATTATCAAAGGGCTATAGAATTAGAGCCTAAATCTATAGATTTATATTTATATATAGTCGAATTAAAATATTTACTAAAAGATTATAATGGAGTTATTGATGCTTCAAAAAAAGCATCAATAACGAATAAAAATACAGAAAAGGAGATTTACTATTTTAGTGCTAGAGCAAAATTAAAATTAAAAGACTTCAAGGGAGCAATTATAGATTTTGATAAATTTTCAAAAAAGGAACCTTATATTAATGAATCTGTATATTTTGATAGAGGGCTTGCAAAATTCAATATAGAAGACTATGAAAATTCTATCATTGACTTTAACAGAGTACTGTCAATAAATACTGACCATTATTTAGCTACAAATATTTATGGATATATTAAGTACGGATTTGAAAATTACACAGATGCACTTGATGCATTTAATAAAAGTATATGCTTGAATAATAGAGAATCGTATATTTACTATAGACGTGGGCAAACAAGGGCCAAATTGGAAGATTATATAGGAGCTATACAAGACTATAACAGAGCAATACTTCTACATACCGATGCGGATGAGTTACCTTCTATTTACTTAGAAAGAGGGAAAGCAAAAGTAAAAATTGGCAAGTTAGAAGGTGCGAGAAATGATTTATTTAAATTTTGTCAACTCAAAAAAAACATTATTAGTATCATATATGCTTATATCTATTTCGAAGATGGAGACTTATTTTTACTTACAATAACATTACTATATTTTATTACCTATGCAATAAAAAAATATAGATAA
- a CDS encoding radical SAM/SPASM domain-containing protein, protein MTSLIPTKSPHLLLRPIEQDFTYVVNCAYPQSLRLLTGPQAAILAAIDGQSTVSDLSERLTIPPTVLAEFLSLLAQTDIIRFDDRFSKPQKPTTPQSLNFWIHTTNRCNLACSYCYISTLHTTEGMSDGTKQQLLEKVVETVVKRKLTHIKFRLAGGEPLTQFKSWKVFIPQIRQRLQDVGCRFEASFITNLTILTDEIITFCKAQNIGFGISLDGLEDDNDASRPFKQGGGSFKHIDRNLRKLMAHQIPVMVNTVVNNQNLKGLPALTRYLIDLDVPFRYSIVKGEALDGDLLETNLLESYAIMEEAIQTGWSFTRRHQFCDLKPQELGFQTCASGFSGGAIYVDGTLNYCHVHFGDKTQSSHSIFDPELDLVDMIQQGSHEEDNRSADCKACRYSAVCTSGCPVYRVNGKDPQCSLYHRIIPVLYDLQAKERLKTLRDFKIL, encoded by the coding sequence ATGACCTCGTTAATACCCACCAAATCACCGCATCTGCTACTGCGACCTATTGAGCAAGATTTTACCTATGTCGTCAATTGCGCCTATCCACAGTCATTGCGTCTATTAACTGGACCGCAAGCGGCTATCCTGGCGGCAATCGATGGGCAGTCTACGGTGTCCGATTTGAGCGAGCGACTGACTATTCCGCCAACGGTTTTGGCGGAGTTTTTAAGCCTGCTCGCTCAAACGGACATCATTCGCTTTGATGATCGGTTTAGTAAACCTCAAAAACCAACCACTCCGCAATCGCTTAATTTTTGGATTCACACCACCAATCGTTGCAATCTGGCCTGTAGCTATTGCTACATCTCGACCTTGCATACCACCGAAGGCATGTCCGATGGGACCAAACAGCAATTATTGGAGAAGGTGGTTGAAACAGTCGTTAAGCGAAAGCTCACACACATCAAATTTCGATTGGCAGGCGGTGAACCCTTAACCCAGTTCAAATCCTGGAAAGTGTTTATTCCCCAAATTCGGCAGCGATTACAGGACGTCGGATGTCGGTTTGAAGCGTCCTTCATCACCAATCTGACGATCCTGACTGACGAGATCATCACGTTTTGCAAGGCACAGAATATTGGCTTTGGTATCTCGTTGGATGGGCTAGAAGATGACAATGATGCTAGCCGCCCTTTCAAACAGGGCGGAGGGAGCTTCAAACACATTGACCGAAATTTGCGAAAATTAATGGCTCATCAGATTCCAGTGATGGTCAATACGGTGGTCAACAATCAGAATCTGAAGGGCCTACCCGCCTTGACGCGCTATCTGATTGACCTAGATGTGCCGTTTCGTTATTCGATTGTCAAAGGAGAAGCACTTGATGGCGATCTTTTAGAAACTAATCTTCTGGAATCCTATGCCATTATGGAAGAGGCCATTCAAACGGGTTGGTCTTTCACGCGTCGGCATCAGTTTTGTGATCTCAAACCCCAGGAACTAGGGTTTCAAACCTGTGCGTCTGGTTTTTCCGGTGGCGCCATTTATGTCGATGGCACGCTTAACTATTGCCATGTCCATTTTGGCGATAAAACCCAATCATCCCATTCCATCTTCGACCCTGAATTAGATCTGGTGGATATGATCCAGCAGGGCAGTCATGAAGAGGATAACCGGTCGGCTGATTGCAAGGCTTGCCGCTACAGTGCGGTTTGTACCAGTGGCTGTCCGGTCTACCGGGTGAATGGTAAAGACCCCCAATGCAGTCTATACCACCGGATTATTCCGGTACTCTACGATCTCCAGGCCAAGGAACGGTTGAAAACGCTCCGGGATTTTAAGATCCTTTAA
- a CDS encoding recombinase family protein codes for MKQAIAYYRVSTRRQGRSGLGLEAQQIAVAGYCQLNGYELVDEVVEVKSTRKHQYGLFEAMERCRFRKATLMVARLDRLGRDVEKIARLVKSDVDIVVTDNPQANRFTIHIIAAVDEEQRQRISETTRAALAAARNRGVILGKQGKIQAEQNKKAADEFARQLLPMLESLKKQGIITVRAIAQELNRQGIPTFRGDSHWHPSTICGLQKRLKPKKLITMQTQPIMIPTQEADIFFDDRSLLETALGKDALKVSSINANCDCSAYYSTENDDLVNTHQITASATATY; via the coding sequence ATGAAACAGGCGATTGCCTATTACCGTGTTTCCACGCGCCGACAAGGACGAAGTGGATTAGGACTTGAAGCACAACAGATAGCCGTGGCAGGTTATTGTCAGCTCAATGGTTATGAGCTTGTCGATGAAGTAGTTGAAGTGAAATCAACGCGCAAACACCAGTATGGCCTTTTTGAGGCTATGGAGCGATGCCGATTCAGAAAAGCTACACTCATGGTCGCCCGATTAGATCGGTTAGGGCGCGATGTCGAAAAAATTGCGCGACTGGTAAAATCGGATGTGGACATTGTGGTAACGGATAATCCACAAGCCAATCGATTTACCATTCATATTATAGCCGCTGTCGATGAAGAACAACGACAGCGTATTAGTGAAACCACCAGAGCGGCTTTGGCAGCGGCTCGAAATCGGGGAGTTATTCTTGGGAAACAGGGAAAAATACAGGCCGAACAAAATAAAAAAGCCGCCGACGAATTTGCGCGCCAGCTTTTACCAATGCTTGAATCCTTAAAGAAACAAGGCATCATTACGGTACGAGCCATTGCCCAGGAACTCAACCGGCAGGGGATTCCAACGTTTCGGGGCGATAGCCACTGGCATCCCAGTACGATTTGTGGATTACAAAAGCGATTAAAACCAAAAAAACTAATAACCATGCAAACACAACCCATTATGATTCCCACACAAGAGGCCGATATTTTCTTTGATGATCGTTCGCTCCTAGAAACAGCGCTCGGTAAAGACGCTTTAAAAGTCTCTTCGATCAATGCCAATTGCGATTGTTCCGCCTACTATTCAACCGAAAACGATGACCTCGTTAATACCCACCAAATCACCGCATCTGCTACTGCGACCTATTGA
- a CDS encoding helix-turn-helix domain-containing protein, whose amino-acid sequence MNDFSGIWLPATVLGLTGLNLSEKVVLSQVIMLSRDGECRAKNDYLSRQTGVTVTTISTTLTRLQKKGYIHIEDGKEQGNKRQMYPSLKSLNTLFKNLKEGDVASLKIFKTLYKNFKEALKEIERPYLNILYSLFQNFKELIYRIDNKEENKEENKTEKVFKEKKGAKALFWSVLKLTDGIYKNKATYEAFIKAEKKKNPNPQFRAAPFPFRLEPSHV is encoded by the coding sequence ATGAATGATTTTAGTGGTATCTGGCTACCGGCTACGGTATTAGGCCTAACTGGCCTCAACCTGTCGGAAAAGGTGGTATTGTCTCAGGTAATCATGCTTTCGCGAGACGGAGAATGTCGGGCAAAAAACGACTATCTCTCCCGGCAAACGGGCGTGACCGTGACAACCATCAGCACAACTCTGACCCGGTTGCAAAAAAAAGGGTATATCCATATTGAAGATGGAAAAGAACAAGGCAATAAGCGCCAGATGTACCCCTCTTTAAAATCCTTAAACACCCTCTTTAAAAATCTTAAAGAGGGTGACGTTGCCTCTTTAAAAATCTTTAAGACCCTATATAAGAATTTTAAAGAGGCTCTTAAAGAAATTGAAAGACCCTATTTAAATATTTTATATAGCCTCTTTCAAAATTTTAAAGAGCTTATATATAGGATTGATAATAAAGAGGAAAATAAAGAAGAGAATAAAACTGAAAAGGTTTTTAAAGAAAAAAAAGGCGCTAAGGCGCTTTTCTGGTCAGTGTTAAAATTGACTGATGGGATTTATAAAAATAAGGCTACTTACGAAGCATTCATAAAAGCCGAAAAAAAAAAGAACCCAAACCCCCAGTTCCGGGCCGCCCCCTTTCCCTTCCGATTGGAACCCAGCCATGTGTAG
- a CDS encoding helix-turn-helix domain-containing protein produces MQVICLEDKAFYALIDEVITRLKEKQGTEPEKWVSGEQAMQLLNIKSKTTLQALRDEGKIRFSQPQKKIILYDRHSINVYLEENARNTF; encoded by the coding sequence ATGCAAGTTATCTGTCTTGAAGATAAAGCCTTTTATGCTCTTATAGACGAGGTTATTACTCGGCTTAAGGAAAAACAAGGCACTGAACCGGAGAAATGGGTTTCTGGTGAACAGGCCATGCAATTACTCAATATTAAGTCTAAGACGACTTTACAAGCTTTGCGCGACGAAGGTAAAATTCGTTTTAGTCAGCCACAGAAAAAAATTATCCTTTACGACCGCCACTCGATTAATGTCTATCTTGAAGAGAACGCTCGAAACACCTTTTAA
- a CDS encoding type IV secretory system conjugative DNA transfer family protein, with amino-acid sequence MSALIFLTCFAYLGWIFYISFKKTIPQWMHKFFYSQRHIDVSQDSNASSAVGFFQWALVFLACFALYYILGTMGLGFDYMQNHPAWLLTFIIICIGIIFLIGNNFKNHFAHYTDNVFQEEKKNEVRQAYGAKGWASPELLEKSLGGRGKGLHVGSHFTWNGQGHMMTVGGSRGGKGVNLILPALLSDDLKMPDAPSFVVLDPKGENLAVAGNYLKSAGYNVLAVNPFAIPEVAQFGNARFNPFDLFNGNDPDFDKYADMISFALVPQTSHANDYFDKSARNYMTLYIRHMMTQDVEAKNFRTLYKWLRLSGTERTDLLQQMSKNEAFDGDIKDEARAIAGQMLNDGGRTVESIYSTVRTATDVFKDTQLRDSVSASDVDLKTLAKEKTAVFVCLSPADLDRCQAWLRLFFGSIMRGLTKYYNPARKVVLLMDEFPTLGALKEFEIAAGFLAGYNVTLWPVMQDLTQLKNLYPNSWETFVNNAIVRHYLAVGDNFTADYLSKRMPKDLKFLGNNHDGSPREMQKYLLEPQEVMAWPNIILEVKGVDRPGSLKKIPYWEINQNASPNPFRN; translated from the coding sequence ATGTCTGCACTGATTTTCCTGACTTGTTTTGCCTACCTCGGCTGGATCTTCTACATCTCCTTTAAAAAGACCATCCCCCAGTGGATGCACAAATTCTTTTATTCCCAGCGCCACATTGACGTCAGTCAGGATTCTAACGCATCAAGTGCCGTTGGATTTTTTCAATGGGCGCTCGTCTTTCTGGCTTGTTTTGCGCTCTATTATATTCTAGGCACGATGGGCCTTGGTTTTGACTATATGCAGAATCACCCTGCATGGCTTCTTACTTTTATTATTATTTGTATCGGCATTATTTTTCTTATCGGCAATAATTTTAAGAATCACTTTGCTCACTATACGGACAATGTTTTCCAAGAAGAAAAAAAGAATGAAGTACGTCAAGCGTATGGCGCAAAGGGATGGGCTTCACCGGAATTATTAGAAAAGTCATTAGGCGGTCGTGGTAAAGGGCTACACGTCGGCTCTCATTTTACGTGGAATGGTCAAGGCCACATGATGACAGTTGGCGGTTCTCGTGGCGGTAAAGGTGTAAACCTCATCTTACCAGCTCTGCTGTCGGACGATTTGAAGATGCCAGACGCACCATCTTTTGTCGTGCTTGATCCGAAAGGCGAGAATTTAGCGGTAGCCGGTAATTATCTAAAAAGTGCCGGGTATAACGTTTTGGCCGTAAACCCATTTGCTATACCGGAAGTCGCTCAGTTTGGAAACGCCCGCTTTAATCCATTCGATTTATTTAACGGCAATGACCCCGACTTTGATAAATACGCAGACATGATTTCTTTCGCACTCGTTCCTCAAACGAGCCATGCGAATGACTACTTTGATAAATCCGCCCGAAATTATATGACGCTCTACATCCGACACATGATGACCCAGGATGTGGAGGCAAAGAATTTCCGCACTCTTTATAAATGGTTGCGCCTATCCGGTACTGAACGGACAGACTTGCTGCAACAGATGTCAAAAAATGAAGCCTTTGACGGTGACATTAAAGACGAAGCAAGAGCCATTGCAGGACAAATGTTGAATGATGGCGGGCGAACCGTAGAAAGCATTTATTCCACTGTAAGAACAGCAACCGATGTGTTCAAAGACACACAATTACGAGACTCGGTGTCTGCATCAGACGTTGATTTAAAAACACTCGCAAAAGAGAAAACGGCGGTGTTTGTGTGCTTAAGCCCTGCCGATCTTGACCGTTGTCAAGCCTGGCTTCGGCTTTTTTTCGGTTCGATTATGAGAGGTCTGACTAAATATTACAACCCAGCGCGAAAAGTCGTGCTACTGATGGATGAGTTCCCAACTCTTGGCGCACTAAAAGAATTTGAAATAGCGGCTGGTTTCCTGGCAGGTTACAATGTCACGCTCTGGCCTGTTATGCAGGATTTGACCCAATTGAAAAACCTATATCCGAATTCGTGGGAAACATTCGTCAACAATGCCATTGTGCGGCATTACCTCGCAGTTGGGGACAATTTCACAGCCGACTATTTATCCAAACGGATGCCGAAAGATTTAAAATTCCTTGGCAATAATCATGACGGCTCTCCACGTGAGATGCAAAAATATCTTTTAGAACCACAAGAAGTGATGGCCTGGCCAAACATTATCCTGGAAGTGAAAGGAGTTGATAGACCTGGCAGTTTAAAGAAAATTCCTTACTGGGAAATCAATCAGAACGCTAGCCCAAATCCATTCAGAAATTGA
- a CDS encoding AAA family ATPase gives MDTENGSADLYSHLGDYNVLSLTAPFSPERYIDAIRDCENAGMEAIIIDSISHEWDGKGGCLEIVDQLGGKFQNWAQVTPRHQSFIEAIVTSSCHIITTVRRKQDYDMTKDDKGRVQVQKAGLKEITREGFEYELTANIEMDTRHNATASKDRTGLFMGKPAFIPSEQTGELIREWCESGIDIEQETKSAIAKLANCASIDELKELKATLSPLVHQHPDFMKAAKTRYAEVQKQVATIE, from the coding sequence ATCGATACAGAAAACGGATCGGCGGATCTCTATTCACATCTGGGCGATTACAACGTATTGTCCCTGACCGCACCATTCTCGCCAGAGCGATACATCGACGCAATTCGGGACTGCGAAAACGCAGGTATGGAGGCTATTATTATTGACTCCATCAGTCATGAGTGGGATGGCAAAGGCGGTTGTCTGGAAATCGTTGATCAGCTAGGCGGTAAGTTTCAAAACTGGGCACAAGTCACACCTCGCCACCAGTCGTTTATTGAGGCTATCGTTACAAGTTCCTGTCACATCATTACCACTGTCCGACGCAAGCAGGATTACGATATGACAAAGGATGATAAAGGGCGCGTTCAGGTTCAAAAAGCGGGCTTGAAAGAGATTACCCGTGAAGGGTTCGAATATGAGCTTACAGCGAACATTGAAATGGATACCCGACACAATGCCACGGCATCCAAAGATCGAACAGGCTTGTTTATGGGAAAGCCTGCCTTTATCCCCTCCGAGCAGACTGGTGAGTTGATCCGAGAATGGTGTGAATCAGGTATTGACATTGAACAGGAAACCAAGTCGGCCATTGCCAAACTAGCTAATTGCGCCAGCATAGATGAGTTAAAAGAGTTGAAGGCTACATTATCTCCGCTGGTTCATCAGCACCCTGATTTTATGAAGGCGGCCAAGACTCGGTACGCTGAGGTTCAAAAGCAAGTCGCGACAATTGAGTAG
- a CDS encoding relaxase/mobilization nuclease domain-containing protein — MAVIRGKARGDGKQLARYLLAQRDNDEKPQLLQMRGFADTDPVDALVNATLDAAAVSRSSKPFYHGIINPREGEAISMTAEQWEFSADMMEKHLQYEGLPRMIVRHQKGGRAHIHVVWFRYDYNTGKLRSDTYNFYKHNAARFEIEKKLGHEHTNARRDRTQEPSHKQRLTELWRDSSSAADFVSQAQAAGYEIAQGLDRHPYRVITPEGTSIDLVRQLDGYRKRDVYERFKRYDLPTEAQALKSVQARSRTQNGSNDVFQQLKERDRRGHLMQEGTVNSDTQSYNSERDIFEQLKDKQVNQTRKRDRGLER, encoded by the coding sequence ATGGCAGTTATTCGCGGGAAAGCCAGGGGTGATGGTAAACAACTAGCACGCTATTTATTGGCGCAACGCGACAACGACGAGAAACCCCAGCTTTTACAGATGCGTGGTTTTGCCGATACTGATCCCGTAGATGCTCTGGTCAATGCGACCTTGGATGCCGCTGCCGTCAGCCGATCAAGCAAACCGTTTTATCATGGCATCATCAACCCGCGGGAAGGGGAGGCTATTTCCATGACAGCAGAACAGTGGGAATTTTCCGCTGACATGATGGAAAAGCATTTACAGTATGAAGGTTTGCCTCGAATGATCGTCCGGCATCAAAAAGGTGGACGGGCGCATATCCATGTCGTCTGGTTTCGCTACGACTATAATACGGGAAAGCTCAGGTCTGATACATATAATTTTTACAAACACAATGCAGCCCGTTTTGAAATTGAGAAAAAGTTAGGTCATGAACACACCAATGCACGTCGTGATCGAACGCAGGAGCCGAGCCATAAACAGCGATTAACGGAGCTCTGGCGGGACAGTAGCAGCGCTGCCGATTTTGTCAGTCAGGCACAGGCAGCAGGCTATGAAATCGCCCAGGGCTTAGACCGCCATCCCTACCGGGTAATCACGCCAGAAGGTACGAGCATTGATCTCGTGCGTCAGCTTGATGGATACCGGAAACGTGACGTGTACGAGCGATTTAAAAGGTACGACCTACCAACTGAGGCCCAGGCCCTCAAATCAGTTCAGGCACGTTCGCGGACGCAGAATGGATCAAATGATGTGTTCCAGCAGCTTAAAGAACGCGATCGGCGCGGGCACTTAATGCAAGAAGGTACAGTCAATTCGGACACCCAATCCTACAACAGCGAGCGGGATATTTTCGAGCAACTGAAAGACAAACAGGTCAACCAAACCCGCAAACGAGATAGAGGGTTAGAACGCTAA